The genomic interval GGCGTGCCCGGTGTGCGGAATCACGTTTTACGAATTCCGCAGTAAGGGCCGGCTTGGCTGTCCGCATGACTACGTGTTCTTCGCTAAGGAACTGGAGCCGCTGTTGCTGAACGTGCACGGCGAAACGGAACACACGGGCCGTCGTCCGCAGAAGCTGCAAGGCGGCACCGATCGTCAAACTGATTTAATTCGCCTCCGGCGCGAGATGTCGGAAGCCGTGCGGCGCGAGGAATACGAAAAGGCGTCGCACCTTCGCGACGAGATTCGTCGCATCGAGGGCAAGGCGGCGGCGACGGAAGGATAAGTCGAAGTAGCTCACGGGGCAGGCACTGACCGTGGCGAGCAATCGCCGGCGGTTTACCAAACTGGAATATGTTCGTGGAACTGGAAGATCTGGCTAAGTCGAGCGGCGAATGGCTGCGGGGCGAAGGTCCCGAGTCCGATATCGTCATCAGCAGCCGGGTGCGCCTCGCGCGTAACCTGGCTGAATTTCCGTTTGTGACGAAAGCCACGACGGCCGATCGCGCTGAAATTGAACGCACGTTGCGCAACCACGTGTTGGGCATGCAAAAGTCGGGCGAGTTGCTGTACCTAAGCGTCGATCAGATGGCGGGCCTGGATCGCCAGTTTCTGGTCGAGCGGCATCTGATTAGCCGCGAACACGCCGAGGCCGAAGGCGCCCGCGGCGTGGCGATCGACGTGCGCGAGCAAGTCAGTCTGATGATCAACGAAGAAGATCATTTGCGGATTCAGGTGTTGCACAGCGGGCTGAGCTTGCAGGCGGCGTGGGATCAGATTCGCCAGGTCGATGATGTCATCGAAAGCGGCGTGACCTACGCCTTCAGCGAGCAGTTTGGCTATTTGACCGCGTGCCCGACGAACGTCGGCACCGGCATGCGCGTGAGCGTGATGCTGCACTTGCCGGCGTTGGTGATCACACGGCAACTCGAAAAGCTGTTCCGATCATTGCAGAAGATCAACCTCGCTGTGCGCGGCCTTTACGGCGAAGGTTCGCAGGCGATGGGAGATTTCTACCAGATCAGCAATCAGATCACGCTGGGGCGTTCGGAAGACGACTTAGTGAAGCAAGTCGGCGACGTCGTGCCGACGATCATCGACTACGAGCGCAAAGCCCGCGACTTCCTCGTCAAGGAAAGCCACGAGAACCTGCACGACCGCGTGAGCCGGGCCTACGGCATTCTGCGCACAGCGCAGACGATCAGTTCCGAAGAAACCATGATGCTGCTATCCAGCGTGCGGATGGGCATCAACCTCGGCCTGATCCGCGACCTGGAAATCCCCACGGTCAACAAGCTCTTCATCTACACGCAACCGGCGCACCTGCAAAAGATCAGCGGCGCGGAGCTCAGCACAGCCGACCGCAACATCGAACGCGCCCGGTTTCTACGCCGGCATCTCAATCCGGCCGATGGGCAAGGGGCGGCGGAGAAGAATTAAGCGGTTGCGATTTTGCCTCGCGGAAGAGGACACTCGGCTATGTCAAGTCTAGCGTCTAAACCGAGACTTCGATTCCGCCTTCGGTCCTTACTGATCGTCGTGGGCGTTTGGGCCTTGTTGCTCTCTTGGATCGCGTACAGTTGGAGGCGGATCGGCGACCGCCGGGCGTTTCTGACATGAACACCCGGCGGCGATGATGTACACACCAGACCGAAATCCCGCGAACGTGCCGGAACTACTCTGGGTGTTTGGCGAGCGCTCCACTCCCGCCTGGAACAAGAACTTCCTCAGCGAATCAGAATTGGCTGAAGCAGCGCGACTTTTTCCCGAGTCGAAGTTCCGTAACAGCCGCAACTTTTCGCGTTGACGCTGGCAATCTCGCCTCACGCGACGGCTATTTCGGTTCCGTGAAGGTCGCCTCGTCGACCTTGTCGAGCGCCTTGAACTCGGTCACCGTCTGTTTGATGATCCTTTGACCGTCGCGCGAAATCTCCACCAGCGACGATCGCTTGATGTCGCCAAAACTCTTGAACTCGCCGTAAGTAGTTTCCTGCTCGGCCTCTTCGCCCATGAAGCCGATCACGTTCGCCACTTGCTTCACCGGCAAGCCCGACTCCCGGTCAATGTACAGCTTGAAGTCCTTCTTGTCGGGACCAGTGATCTTGAGGACGTCGGTCGTCTTATCGCCTACCTTCTCTTCGCCGGCCGATTCAAGCTGAAACGCCGCGTACTTCAACGGCAACAGCGCTACCGGCGTCCAGGAGAGGTAGAAATTCCGCTTTTCGTTCGCCAGGTCATTGGCGTCCAACTCCGAGGACATGCCGGCGAAATTCCGCCAGCCCTTGTCGCCGACGATGACCGTGACGGCCTTAAACGGATTGCCGCCAAAATTCCCTTCGAATTCGGTTCGCAACTTGTCCGGTCCGGCCGTCGTGCCACTGGTGGTGAACTCGCTTTCGTTGCCGCCAAAGTTGAGCGTCCCCTCGGCTTTCCACGACGCCGCCTTCAACTTGGCGAGGTTTTCCGCCCCGCCGGCGGCCGCAATGGCCTTGTCCAGGATCGCCATCGCTTTGTCGTCGGCGCGTAACGGGGAATTCAGCACGGACGCCAACATCACAGCCAATAGGGGGAGCGCGGACCGTCGCATCGATGTACCTCTGGTAAGAAAACTCGCGAGCTTGCGCCGCCCTCAGCGAGGGAACAACCGCCAGCCCGCCCTGGAAGTCCTTCGCAGTCTACCGGCGCGAAGACCGAAGTCAAACTAATTGTCAATCGTTCGGAGTGCGGCCGGTGGGATCATCCGCGTCGCGAACAACTGCCGGCCCAACGGCCTCAACTGACCGGACCGCAACGAGGATGGGGAATGCGGCGAAGTCGAAGAGGTCGCGGCTACGAACTAAGCCAGTCTTCTATGCGCAAGTTCGGTATCCGCTCGAAGTCGGCCGTATTGTGCGTGACAAGAGTTAAGTCGTGTGCTAGGGCGACGGCCGCGATCATCAAATCGAATTGTGGTGCGGTAAGCCCTCTTCGCGCAAGCCGGCCACAGTGATAGCCGTAGACCTCAGCGGCTTGTGCGTCAAAGGCAAGCACGCGTATCTCCGATCGCAAATCGTCGATCAAGCGCAGCAACCTCTGTGGGTCGGCTCGCTGATATGCTCCTGCGGAAAGTTCCGCGAGCGTGACCGTCGAAATGGCGATATTTTCCATGCCGTACTGGAAGAAGCGATGCGAAAGCGCGGCCGGCCGACGCATCACCGCAGAGCAAATATCCGTGTCGAGTAGAAATTTCATTTTTCTTGTGACGCCTGACGGTAGATACCTTTGCGCGCCAGATAGATTTCTTCCATGATTTGATCCCACTCCGGATCGTCAGCTAGGGCGCCGGCCACGCGCATAATCCCCTCGCGTGTCGGCTTTGGCCGGGGGCTAGATACGATCACGTCGACGACTTCGCCGTCCGCCATCCCGAGATCGGACTCCAATTCCACCGTCCGCCCATGCACCACCCCGCGTAATTTCTTCATCATGCCATAGCCCTCCGCGAGTTGAACGTCTCCAGGGCTATTATACCTCTCGGCGGGGCGCTTCAGGCAAGACGGCTTGCCATGCTTCGCTTCCATCCAGCCAGCCGGATAGCCCTCCCCGGCGTGGCGTTCATCCTGCATACTGCTACCTTTCCCGAACGAAAGGATGCCCCCCGGTGCGTTGGTCTCAGACGTTGATCCCGACCCTCAAGGAATTGCCCGAGGGGGCCGAAATCCCCAGCCATGTGTTGATGCTCCGCGCCGGCTTGATTGGCCAGGTGATGGCGGGCGCGTATACCTATTTGCCGCTCGGGCTGCGGGCGCTCAAGAAAGCGGAGCGGATTGTGCGCGAGGAGATGGACCGCGCCGGGGCCGTCGAGTTGCTGATGTCGGCGCTCACGCCGATTCAACTCTGGGAACGCACCGGTCGCGTGGCCGCGTTCGGCAACGTGCTGATCAACTTCAAGCTCAACCGCGCTGGCCGGCAAGTGCATGTCGCGCTCGGGCCGACGCACGAAGAGGTCGTCACCGATCTCGTGGCCAAACACGTCTCCAGCTATCGGCAACTGCCGCTCACGCTGTATCAGATTCAAACCAAGTTCCGCAACGAGGAACGCCCGCGGTTCGGCATTCTGCGGACCAGCGAGTTCCTGATGAAGGACGCCTATAGCTTCGACACCTCGGTCGAGGGGCTCAACGCTAGCTACGACAAGATGTACGCGGCATATTGCCGGATCTTCGAGCGCTGCGGCTTGCAGTATCTGCCGGTTGAGGCCGAGAGCGGACCCATCGGCGGCGACGCCAGCCACGAGTTCATGGTCGTCGCCGACAACGGCGAAGATCGCGTCGTCCATTGTGCTTCGTGCGGATACGCCGCCAACTTGGAACGGGCGGACACCGGCGATCGCACCGTGAAAGCCGAGCCGGGCGATTTGAAGCCGCTCACGAAACTCGATACGCCCGGCACGACCAGCATCGAGCAAGTCAGCAAGCTCTTGAAATGCAAGCCGCGGCAGATGATCAAGACGATGATCTACGAAGCCGACGGGCAACCCGTCGCGGTGTTGCTGCGCGGCGACCATGAGGCGAACGAAGGGAAAATTCGCCGGGCACTCGGCGCGAAATCGGTCGAACTTGCCACGCCGGAGGTGATTCAACGCGTGACCGGCGCTCCGGTTGGATTCGCCGGGCCAGTAGGCTTGGAGATTCCACGCTGGGCCGACCACGATGTCGCCGCGCTGCGCAATGCGGTCGTCGGCGGCAATGAGCAGGACAAGCACTACGTCGGCGCGAATCTGACGCGCGACTACACCGTCGATCACTTTGCGGACTTGCGCAACGCGGACGCCGACGATCCCTGCCCGAAGTGTGCCGGCAAGCTGGCTTTGCGCCATGCGATCGAAGTCGGGCACGTGTTCAAGCTCGGCACGAAATACAGTGATGCCCTCGAAGCGCGGTTCTCCGACGAGAAGGAACAGCTTCGCACGATCATCATGGGGTGCTACGGCATCGGCGTGAACCGCATCATCGCCGCGCTGATCGAAACGCAGCACGACGCCGATGGCATTATCTGGCCGATGGCGCTCGCGCCGTACGAAGTGCTGATCTGCCCGATCAAGGCCTCCGACCCCGAAGTGATGAAAGTCGCCGAGCAACTGCACGATGAACTTCTTGCCCAGGGCGTCGACGTGTTGCTGGACGATCGCGATCAGCGCCCGGGTGTGAAGTTCAAAGACGGCGATCTGGTCGGCATTCCGCTGCGTGTTGTAATTGGCGATCGCGGCCTCAAGGACGGGCAACTCGAATTAAAATGGCGCACGAAAAAAGAAGCCGAAATGCTCCCCCTCGCCGGCGCAGTCGAAAAGATCGCCTCGTTGGTCGCCGCCGCAAAGTAGCGCCGACAAGGCGAAGCCGGCAATTCGCCGAGGCATAGTCTCCTTTCGCTCCGCGAAAGGCCGGGCCTTTCGCGGAGCGAAAGGAGACTATGCTGCAATACTATCGACGCCATTCTTGACCTCCCCGTGATCCCCTCCGTGCCTCCGTGACTCCGTGGTGAGCCAAATCTCGATGGATCGAAAACTTGGCCTCTTCGCCGGCTACGGCGTTGAGTTGGAATACATGATCGTCGACGCCGAGTCGCTCGACGTGCGACCGATCGCCGATCAATTGCTGGCCGCGCAGGCAGGCGAGATCGTCTCGGACGTCGAACTCGGCCCGGTCGCCTGGTCGAACGAGTTGGTCCTGCACGTCATTGAGCTCAAGACGAACGGGCCGGCGGAATCGCTCGCGGGGTTGGCGGCGCAGTTTCAGGCGTCGGTCCGCAAGATCAACGAACATCTCGCCTCGTTCGGCGCGCGGTTGATGCCCTCGGCGATGCATCCCTGGATGAACCCCGCGACAGAGACGCGACTCTGGCCGCACGATTACAACGCGGTGTACGAAGCGTTTGATCGGATATTCGGCTGCCCGGGCCACGGCTGGTCGAACTTGCAAAGCGTGCATGTGAACCTGCCGTTCGCCAATGACGAGGAGTTCGGGCGATTGCACGCGGCGATTCGCGTGTTGCTGCCGATTCTGCCGGCGCTTTCGGCCAGCTCTCCGATCGTCGAATGCCGCAACAGCGGGTTTCTGGATTATCGCCTGGAGGCCTATCGCACGAACGCGGCCAAGATTCCGTCGATTTCCGGCGCGGTAGTGCCCGAGCCGGCGTTCACCGAGGCCGAGTACGATCGCCAGATTTTTCAGCGCATCTACGCCGACATCGCACCGCACGATCCAGAGGGAATTCTACGCGACGAGTTTCTGAATGCGCGCGGGGCGATCGCGCGATTCTCGCGTGGCGCGATCGAAATCCGCGTGTTGGATATCGCCGAATGCCCGGCCGCTGATTTGGCGGTCGTGAAACTGATCGTCGCCGTGCTCAAGGCATTGGTAGACGAGCGTTGGTCGTCGCAGGCCGAGCAGCAGGCCGTCGCGACCGCGCCACTTGCCGAATTGCTGCGGAGCGTCGCGCAAGCAGGAGATCAGGCTCGGATCGCGATGCCGGGTTATGCCCCATTGTTCGGGTTGCCGGAGCAGGAAGGACTGACGGCTGGCGAAGTTTGGCACGCATTGGCGGAGCGCACGAATGTCCGCGAACAGCTCGATGCGCCGGTGCGTGAGGCGCTGGAGACGATCCTCAATGGGGGCCCCTTGGCGCGGCGCATCTTGCGAGCAACGGGTGAAACTCCGTCGCGCGGCCGACTCGCGGACGTGTATGGCCGACTGTGCGACAACCTAGCGACCGGTGAGATGTTCGATGGCGATGTTTGATTCCGTGGTCGTCACCTGCGAGCACGGCGGGAACGAGGTTCCGAAGGAGTTCGCCGCGCTGTTCGCCGGGCACGAGGAGTTGCTAAGCACGCATCGTGGCTATGATCCCGGCGCGCTGGAATTGGCGCGCCGCTTCGCGAAAGTCGGCAACTGGCCGCTGCACTTCTCGACGACGACTCGACTGCTCTGCGATTTGAATCGCACGTTCCGCAAGGAAGGGCATTTATCGGAGATCACGGAATCGCTTGACGAGGGCACGGTCGACGCGTTGGTCTGGGCTTATTTCGAGCCCTATCGCACGGCGGTGGAAAAGGAGATCCGTGACCTGGTGCATGACGAGCGGCGGGTGCTGCACTTATCGGTGCATAGTTTCACGCCGGTGCTCGATGGCGAAGTGCGCAACGCGGATATCGGCTTGCTGTATGATCCGAAGTCGCCGACGGAAGTCGCGTTTTGCGACGCCTGGCATGCGGCGCTCAACGCCGCGCGGCCGGATCTCGCGGTGCGGCGGAACTATCCGTACCTCGGTACGACCGACGGATTCACGACCACGCTGCGAACGATCCACGAGCCAGAACAATACGCCGGCGTCGAACTCGAAGTAAATCAACGTTGGCCGCTCGAAGCGGACAACGCCTGGCAAGAACTTCAGGCTGTCCTCGTCGCCACTTTCCAATTGGCCCTCAACTCCTGATTATCTCCTCTGCTCCTCTACTCCTCCCTCCCTCCCTCACTTCGCCTTCTTCGGTTTCGCCGCCGTCTTCGCTTCCGTCGGCAGCAGTTCCTCATTGAAGCGCGTGGTGTAGTGCATGCTGCTGGCGTCGCCCTGGAAACCGACGATGTTTTTGTCGATGTCGGTTTGTTGCCAGACCAGGCGGCCGGCGGCGATATCGAAGCGGACGGTGCCGGACGTGTCGCGCTGAATGAGTTGCGCATCAATCGCCGGATCGCTGTTCGGCGTGAGCCATTGTGTTTCCACGCGAATGGTTGCCAGGTTGTTCGCCACCGATTCGAGCGTGTAGAGCTGCTGCGCCTTGATGCGCTTCATGCCGCCGTCTTTGGCAGCGACGTCGATCTCGAACGGCTGCCTCCAGGTTCCTCCGACGGTGACGGCCTGTTCCGGCAAGAGCATCGCCATTTGGCCTTTCTCGGCGTTGGGCTGCGATTGCTTTTCCTCGCGCTTGATGACTTCCCCGCGAGCGTCGAGCGTGGCCACGGTGAGCGGCACTCCGACTGCTTTCGCGACGTCGCCGAAGCCCGGCGGTGATGACTTGTCGGTGCGGCTATCGAAGCGCTCTTCTTCGCGGTCGCTCATTTGCTGGCGCATGTCGACATAGTCAACCGAATGCACGAAGGAGAACTTGCCGTCGGGTTGGACGGCGGTGATTTTCCACCGCTTCGTGGAAATGCTGGTCGTGTCGGCGGTCTGCGTGCTGCCGGAAACCGTGGTTCGCACCCGGGCGCGATGCTCGACCTTCCAGACGAGGTTCTCGCCTACCTGGAACTTGTAGCGCAAGGTGTAGGCCTCGCCGGCGCCTGGCTCAGCCGATGAGGCAGCATTTGCCCAAGCCAGACTCGTCGCCAGCGCAACCCAAATCATCCAAGGGGCACGGCCCATAAGCGCATCCTTTCGCCAGAAGTCCGGATTTCGGCGGGGAATATAGCTCGGCCGGCGACGGGGGTCAACGCAAGCTGGGGCGTTCGCGGCGTGGGCCTCGCAATTCCGAACCCTCCCGAAGGCTAATAACCGCCGTTGGCCCCGTCGCTGGAAATGCCGTTTACGCGTCCGCCCTATCCGGCTGGGACGCCGGCGGCGCGAACCGCGTCCCACAATAGGAGGCGTTTAGAATCGCAAGATGAAGTCCGCGTAGAAGCGGTCTTCGAGAATGTCGTCGCGTTGCGTCAGCGGGAACTCCCAGCCGGCGCCGATTTCGACGTTGCGGTAGGGCTTCAGCTTGCTGCCGACGCAGCAGGAGACGATATCGTTGCCGGCCACATTCGTGCTACCGAGGTTCATCAGGTCCAGGCCTTCAAAACCGTCCGTGCCGAGGTCGCCGTTGCCGCTGCGGAGCCAATGAAACCAATTGAATTCCACCAGGCCGTACACCATGTTGGTGAACTGGTAGTCGAAGTGATTCGACCAGTACGCCATTTGGCTGCGATCGGTGTGGTTCGTCGGGATGCGGACGCCGG from Planctomycetia bacterium carries:
- a CDS encoding N-formylglutamate amidohydrolase, coding for MAMFDSVVVTCEHGGNEVPKEFAALFAGHEELLSTHRGYDPGALELARRFAKVGNWPLHFSTTTRLLCDLNRTFRKEGHLSEITESLDEGTVDALVWAYFEPYRTAVEKEIRDLVHDERRVLHLSVHSFTPVLDGEVRNADIGLLYDPKSPTEVAFCDAWHAALNAARPDLAVRRNYPYLGTTDGFTTTLRTIHEPEQYAGVELEVNQRWPLEADNAWQELQAVLVATFQLALNS
- a CDS encoding proline--tRNA ligase gives rise to the protein MRWSQTLIPTLKELPEGAEIPSHVLMLRAGLIGQVMAGAYTYLPLGLRALKKAERIVREEMDRAGAVELLMSALTPIQLWERTGRVAAFGNVLINFKLNRAGRQVHVALGPTHEEVVTDLVAKHVSSYRQLPLTLYQIQTKFRNEERPRFGILRTSEFLMKDAYSFDTSVEGLNASYDKMYAAYCRIFERCGLQYLPVEAESGPIGGDASHEFMVVADNGEDRVVHCASCGYAANLERADTGDRTVKAEPGDLKPLTKLDTPGTTSIEQVSKLLKCKPRQMIKTMIYEADGQPVAVLLRGDHEANEGKIRRALGAKSVELATPEVIQRVTGAPVGFAGPVGLEIPRWADHDVAALRNAVVGGNEQDKHYVGANLTRDYTVDHFADLRNADADDPCPKCAGKLALRHAIEVGHVFKLGTKYSDALEARFSDEKEQLRTIIMGCYGIGVNRIIAALIETQHDADGIIWPMALAPYEVLICPIKASDPEVMKVAEQLHDELLAQGVDVLLDDRDQRPGVKFKDGDLVGIPLRVVIGDRGLKDGQLELKWRTKKEAEMLPLAGAVEKIASLVAAAK
- a CDS encoding DUF6263 family protein; the encoded protein is MGRAPWMIWVALATSLAWANAASSAEPGAGEAYTLRYKFQVGENLVWKVEHRARVRTTVSGSTQTADTTSISTKRWKITAVQPDGKFSFVHSVDYVDMRQQMSDREEERFDSRTDKSSPPGFGDVAKAVGVPLTVATLDARGEVIKREEKQSQPNAEKGQMAMLLPEQAVTVGGTWRQPFEIDVAAKDGGMKRIKAQQLYTLESVANNLATIRVETQWLTPNSDPAIDAQLIQRDTSGTVRFDIAAGRLVWQQTDIDKNIVGFQGDASSMHYTTRFNEELLPTEAKTAAKPKKAK
- a CDS encoding type II toxin-antitoxin system VapC family toxin, which produces MKFLLDTDICSAVMRRPAALSHRFFQYGMENIAISTVTLAELSAGAYQRADPQRLLRLIDDLRSEIRVLAFDAQAAEVYGYHCGRLARRGLTAPQFDLMIAAVALAHDLTLVTHNTADFERIPNLRIEDWLSS
- a CDS encoding UvrB/UvrC motif-containing protein, translating into MKCQRCEKPATFHITELASGQHQELHLCEACAREYLTQTEAEPQPASGLSNLFSQQLEVGKTAEELAKLDQRACPVCGITFYEFRSKGRLGCPHDYVFFAKELEPLLLNVHGETEHTGRRPQKLQGGTDRQTDLIRLRREMSEAVRREEYEKASHLRDEIRRIEGKAAATEG
- a CDS encoding glutamate-cysteine ligase family protein; this encodes MDRKLGLFAGYGVELEYMIVDAESLDVRPIADQLLAAQAGEIVSDVELGPVAWSNELVLHVIELKTNGPAESLAGLAAQFQASVRKINEHLASFGARLMPSAMHPWMNPATETRLWPHDYNAVYEAFDRIFGCPGHGWSNLQSVHVNLPFANDEEFGRLHAAIRVLLPILPALSASSPIVECRNSGFLDYRLEAYRTNAAKIPSISGAVVPEPAFTEAEYDRQIFQRIYADIAPHDPEGILRDEFLNARGAIARFSRGAIEIRVLDIAECPAADLAVVKLIVAVLKALVDERWSSQAEQQAVATAPLAELLRSVAQAGDQARIAMPGYAPLFGLPEQEGLTAGEVWHALAERTNVREQLDAPVREALETILNGGPLARRILRATGETPSRGRLADVYGRLCDNLATGEMFDGDV
- a CDS encoding protein arginine kinase encodes the protein MFVELEDLAKSSGEWLRGEGPESDIVISSRVRLARNLAEFPFVTKATTADRAEIERTLRNHVLGMQKSGELLYLSVDQMAGLDRQFLVERHLISREHAEAEGARGVAIDVREQVSLMINEEDHLRIQVLHSGLSLQAAWDQIRQVDDVIESGVTYAFSEQFGYLTACPTNVGTGMRVSVMLHLPALVITRQLEKLFRSLQKINLAVRGLYGEGSQAMGDFYQISNQITLGRSEDDLVKQVGDVVPTIIDYERKARDFLVKESHENLHDRVSRAYGILRTAQTISSEETMMLLSSVRMGINLGLIRDLEIPTVNKLFIYTQPAHLQKISGAELSTADRNIERARFLRRHLNPADGQGAAEKN